A portion of the Acidisarcina polymorpha genome contains these proteins:
- a CDS encoding IS110 family transposase has translation MHFIGLDIHKKTISHCVKEVSDKVLSEGTVPATRIHLDQWMKTLPAPWTVAMEAPMFTGWICNHLLPHAAAVKVAHPLMLRAIAAAKKKNDPQCQTKSVGSCLFSSVLDLYNYIRQ, from the coding sequence ATGCACTTCATCGGGTTGGACATCCACAAGAAGACGATCAGCCATTGCGTGAAGGAGGTAAGCGACAAGGTGCTTTCTGAAGGCACCGTTCCGGCGACCCGGATTCATCTCGACCAGTGGATGAAGACTTTGCCGGCACCGTGGACCGTGGCGATGGAAGCGCCGATGTTCACAGGGTGGATCTGCAATCACCTGCTGCCCCATGCGGCAGCTGTGAAGGTGGCGCATCCACTGATGCTGCGGGCGATCGCGGCCGCCAAGAAGAAGAACGACCCTCAGTGTCAAACCAAAAGCGTAGGCTCATGCCTCTTTTCTTCCGTTCTTGATCTCTATAACTATATTAGGCAGTAG
- the ltrA gene encoding group II intron reverse transcriptase/maturase — protein sequence MNLTTLISVQKLQMALHAKAKESPYFRFHALYDKVYRADVLVYAYKRCKANGGAAGVDNQTFEDIEQYGVERRLDELAQELKSRTYQPQPVRRVYLPKPDGKQRPLGIPTIWDRVVQTAAMLVLDPIFEADLQPEQYAYRADRSALDAVRHVHKLINTGHRRIVDADLSSYFDSIPHADLMRSVARRIVDGAMLHLIKMWLEAPVEETDERGNKRRSLRNRDEGRGTPQGAPISPLLSNLYMRRFVLGWKELGHEARWEAYIVNYADDLVICCRMGAEQALATMRKMMSKLKLTVNDSKTRVCSVPEEKFDFLGYTFGQCYSPKTGRAYLGTVPARKRVQRICREIREMTGRSTTSLDPATIVTKLNRTMCGWANYFCLGPVSTAYRAVDGYATMRLRLWLRTKHKASGRANGMFPDTYLHGALGLVRLDKRTRNFPWAKA from the coding sequence ATGAACCTAACAACCCTGATAAGCGTTCAGAAGTTGCAGATGGCGTTACACGCAAAAGCGAAGGAATCGCCCTACTTTCGTTTCCACGCGTTGTACGACAAGGTGTACCGCGCGGATGTTCTGGTGTATGCCTACAAACGCTGCAAAGCCAATGGCGGGGCAGCGGGAGTGGACAATCAGACATTTGAGGACATCGAGCAGTACGGTGTGGAGCGGAGGTTAGACGAACTGGCGCAAGAACTGAAAAGTCGAACGTATCAACCGCAGCCTGTGCGGCGGGTATACCTACCCAAGCCGGATGGGAAGCAGAGGCCGTTAGGGATACCAACAATCTGGGATCGGGTTGTGCAGACGGCGGCAATGTTGGTGCTCGATCCAATCTTCGAGGCCGACTTGCAACCTGAGCAGTATGCCTATCGGGCAGACCGCAGCGCATTGGACGCAGTGCGGCATGTCCACAAGCTGATCAACACTGGCCATAGAAGGATTGTAGATGCGGATCTCAGCAGCTACTTCGATAGCATTCCACATGCCGATCTTATGAGGTCGGTCGCTCGAAGGATCGTCGACGGAGCGATGTTGCATCTGATCAAGATGTGGCTGGAAGCTCCGGTTGAGGAAACCGATGAACGCGGGAATAAACGTCGGAGCCTGCGCAATCGGGACGAAGGTCGGGGCACTCCACAAGGAGCTCCGATCAGCCCGTTGCTCAGCAATCTGTATATGCGCCGGTTTGTGCTCGGGTGGAAGGAACTTGGGCATGAGGCGCGTTGGGAAGCGTATATCGTGAACTACGCCGATGATCTTGTCATCTGCTGTCGGATGGGGGCGGAACAAGCTCTAGCCACAATGCGGAAGATGATGTCGAAGCTGAAGTTGACGGTGAACGACTCGAAGACGCGGGTCTGCTCTGTGCCGGAAGAGAAGTTTGATTTTCTTGGATACACGTTTGGTCAATGCTACAGCCCCAAAACTGGACGGGCCTATCTTGGCACCGTTCCAGCGCGAAAGCGGGTGCAACGCATCTGCCGGGAGATACGCGAAATGACCGGACGGAGTACAACCTCGTTGGATCCAGCGACAATAGTGACGAAGCTCAATCGCACAATGTGCGGATGGGCGAACTACTTTTGTCTTGGGCCGGTCAGTACAGCCTATCGTGCTGTAGATGGTTACGCGACGATGAGGCTGCGTCTGTGGTTGCGAACGAAACATAAGGCCTCTGGACGTGCAAACGGGATGTTTCCGGATACATATCTTCATGGAGCCTTGGGTCTCGTTCGTCTGGACAAACGGACACGCAACTTTCCGTGGGCGAAAGCGTGA
- a CDS encoding helix-turn-helix domain-containing protein yields the protein MVFDPRSSVWPDVSIGEPKPLSKSELPGVKFSWTVENISQRTRWSIKREKHTVIVHLGGPIRKIETELNGKGLSPGRPLDGDIWIIPAGHEYQSEALGGTIRYAEFEFDQTILSGLIQRDIDIAPIRHQIGYSDAFLHRATIRLAELTQHADDLSALASVSLSHTLLLHFFTTYPGKHNRVRQRIPRTQFSAKQTRLASGFIADHLQQPIMLAQLADLVGMTSHELLEAFRHAFGSTPAQYIIEQRLRRTRAELLGSNDTIATIAAEVGFSSHAHLTSTFASKYGISPSEFRASHRDSDGEA from the coding sequence ATGGTCTTTGATCCTCGCTCTTCCGTATGGCCGGACGTCTCGATCGGGGAACCAAAACCTCTTTCGAAATCCGAACTGCCCGGAGTGAAATTCTCATGGACAGTCGAGAACATCTCTCAACGGACCCGCTGGTCTATCAAGAGAGAAAAGCACACAGTCATCGTGCATCTGGGTGGCCCCATTCGAAAGATTGAGACCGAGCTGAATGGAAAAGGGCTTTCACCGGGACGGCCGCTCGATGGAGACATCTGGATCATTCCGGCCGGCCATGAATACCAAAGCGAAGCGTTAGGCGGCACCATCCGGTACGCGGAATTTGAGTTTGACCAGACGATATTGTCAGGGTTGATTCAGCGGGATATCGATATCGCACCGATCAGACATCAAATTGGCTACAGCGACGCATTCTTGCATCGCGCGACGATACGGTTAGCGGAATTGACCCAACATGCAGATGACCTCTCTGCCTTGGCATCTGTAAGTCTCAGTCATACGCTTTTGCTTCATTTTTTCACGACTTACCCGGGGAAACACAATAGGGTTCGCCAGCGGATCCCCCGCACTCAGTTCAGTGCTAAACAAACAAGACTTGCCAGCGGGTTCATCGCCGATCATCTTCAACAACCGATCATGCTCGCGCAGTTGGCCGATCTGGTCGGCATGACCTCGCATGAGCTGTTGGAGGCGTTCCGCCATGCGTTCGGGTCCACCCCAGCTCAGTACATCATCGAGCAGCGTCTCCGACGTACACGAGCGGAATTATTGGGCAGCAACGATACCATCGCGACGATCGCTGCCGAAGTGGGATTTTCTAGCCATGCACATCTCACCAGCACATTCGCCTCGAAGTACGGAATCAGCCCCTCCGAATTCCGAGCGTCGCACCGAGATTCTGATGGTGAGGCATAG
- a CDS encoding TMEM175 family protein, producing the protein MSEKTPTPARLEAFSDGVIAVIITVMVLEIRVPHADGLEGLRALTPGLAVYLMSFGFTGIYWLNHQHVIRRTERAGHSLQIANLGFLFCLSLLPLSTAYVVDKQLSGFAVSVYASSLLIVAFSFMWVRLALHGILRGRDEVTDEDQRGLRNHVISIFLYLGSAGIALFFPRLVLCFIALLTFVWTLPNLSLSQIKKQRS; encoded by the coding sequence ATGTCGGAGAAAACACCAACTCCAGCGCGATTGGAGGCGTTCTCGGACGGTGTGATTGCAGTCATCATCACCGTCATGGTGCTCGAAATTCGTGTTCCACATGCCGACGGATTAGAAGGCCTCCGGGCTCTCACACCCGGTCTTGCGGTGTACCTGATGTCATTTGGCTTCACCGGCATTTACTGGTTGAATCACCAGCACGTCATCAGACGTACGGAGCGCGCTGGCCACTCCCTGCAGATTGCCAATCTTGGATTTCTTTTCTGCTTATCGCTGCTACCCCTCAGCACTGCCTATGTCGTCGACAAGCAGCTTTCGGGTTTCGCGGTCTCGGTGTATGCCTCGTCACTCCTCATTGTCGCGTTCTCTTTCATGTGGGTCCGCCTCGCTCTGCACGGGATATTGCGCGGTCGGGACGAAGTCACTGACGAAGATCAGAGAGGCCTACGAAATCACGTTATCAGCATATTTTTGTACCTCGGCAGCGCCGGCATCGCGCTATTTTTCCCTAGACTTGTCCTTTGCTTTATTGCTCTATTGACGTTCGTCTGGACACTGCCAAATCTCTCGCTGAGCCAAATAAAAAAGCAAAGAAGCTGA
- a CDS encoding IS110 family transposase: MEISTIGIDLSKTTFHLIGLSPRDEIVLRKKLSRKQLLIFTASRTPLLIGMEACAGAHYLARALRDQGHDARLMPAQYVKPYVKTNKNDYLDAEAIAEAVQRPTMRFVPIKTDEQLDLQALHRVRDRWVARRTAVMNQIRGFLLERGIAIRKGPSYLVSQLQVIFSDGDSLFSGRLLHLIRELKHEWDELERKIEEASAELARIAKQDDGCYRLMEVPGFGPIVSTALVAAIGNGISFRKGRDLAAWLGLVPRQHSTGGKTRLLGISKLGNEYLRRMMLHGARSVVMQMERKPSALGEWLTSLSARRHRNITVVALANKMARIAWAILSKGTHYSAPAFVAA; encoded by the coding sequence ATGGAGATTTCAACGATCGGCATTGATCTGAGCAAGACCACCTTTCACCTGATTGGATTGAGCCCACGTGATGAGATTGTGCTTCGTAAGAAGCTTTCGCGGAAGCAGCTGCTGATCTTCACCGCAAGTCGTACGCCTTTGTTGATCGGCATGGAAGCGTGCGCTGGAGCCCATTACCTCGCACGTGCCTTGAGGGATCAGGGGCACGATGCACGATTGATGCCAGCGCAGTACGTGAAGCCGTACGTCAAGACGAACAAGAACGACTACCTGGACGCGGAAGCGATTGCAGAAGCTGTGCAGCGACCGACGATGCGCTTCGTGCCGATCAAGACCGACGAACAGTTGGATCTGCAGGCGCTGCACCGCGTACGCGACCGCTGGGTGGCAAGACGAACGGCCGTGATGAATCAGATCCGCGGGTTTCTGCTGGAACGTGGAATCGCTATCCGGAAAGGACCTTCTTACCTGGTGAGCCAGCTGCAGGTCATCTTCAGCGATGGCGATTCTTTGTTTTCCGGACGACTGCTGCACCTGATTCGCGAGTTGAAGCATGAGTGGGACGAGCTCGAACGCAAGATCGAAGAAGCTAGTGCCGAGCTTGCCCGCATTGCCAAGCAGGACGACGGATGCTATCGCTTGATGGAGGTTCCGGGCTTCGGACCGATCGTTTCGACAGCACTGGTTGCGGCTATCGGCAACGGCATCAGCTTCAGAAAAGGGCGAGACCTGGCAGCCTGGTTAGGGCTTGTTCCCCGACAACACTCGACAGGCGGCAAGACCAGACTGCTCGGCATCAGCAAGTTGGGCAACGAGTACCTCCGACGCATGATGCTTCACGGCGCCCGATCCGTGGTGATGCAGATGGAACGAAAGCCTTCGGCTCTCGGCGAGTGGCTGACCAGCCTTTCGGCAAGACGCCATCGCAACATAACGGTCGTCGCTTTGGCCAACAAGATGGCTCGAATCGCGTGGGCCATCCTGAGCAAAGGCACACACTACAGCGCACCTGCCTTCGTGGCGGCCTGA
- a CDS encoding SDR family oxidoreductase — MATQKLNGKVALVAGGAKNLGGLVSRELANMGARVAIHYNSASAQSPAEQTVADIKASGSDAFSIQADLTKSGEIARVFDETINRFGGIDVAVNTTGMVIKKPIESCTEEDYDKIFAINSKVAFFFLQAAGKKLNERGKVITIVTSLLAAYTDSYAIYPGSKAPIEHFSRAASKEFAARGISVNAIGPGPMETPFFYGQETKESAAYNQNAAALSKYTKTGLTDIADIAPVVTFLATDGWWITGQTIFANGGYTTR; from the coding sequence ATGGCTACGCAGAAATTGAATGGCAAAGTTGCCCTCGTCGCGGGAGGAGCTAAGAACCTCGGCGGCCTCGTGAGCAGAGAGTTGGCGAATATGGGTGCAAGAGTAGCAATTCACTACAATAGCGCTTCCGCTCAATCACCGGCTGAGCAGACCGTTGCGGATATCAAAGCTTCCGGCAGTGACGCTTTTTCGATCCAGGCCGACCTCACGAAATCTGGCGAGATCGCTCGTGTCTTTGACGAAACGATAAATCGGTTCGGAGGAATTGACGTCGCTGTCAACACAACCGGAATGGTGATTAAGAAGCCGATCGAGTCTTGCACGGAGGAAGACTACGACAAAATCTTTGCGATCAATTCAAAGGTCGCATTTTTCTTCTTGCAAGCGGCCGGTAAGAAGCTAAACGAACGCGGAAAGGTCATCACCATCGTGACCTCTTTACTCGCGGCATATACGGATTCCTATGCGATTTATCCAGGTAGCAAGGCGCCCATAGAGCATTTCTCGCGCGCCGCTTCCAAAGAATTTGCAGCACGAGGCATTTCTGTAAATGCGATCGGTCCTGGGCCCATGGAGACACCGTTCTTTTATGGCCAGGAGACGAAGGAATCAGCCGCCTACAATCAAAACGCAGCGGCCTTGAGCAAATATACAAAGACGGGCCTGACAGACATTGCGGATATAGCTCCCGTCGTCACTTTTCTGGCTACGGATGGCTGGTGGATCACGGGCCAGACCATCTTTGCAAATGGTGGATATACGACCCGGTAA
- a CDS encoding IS3 family transposase (programmed frameshift), producing the protein MKKKRFSVEQIVAVLKQAELGVPVAEVIRKVGISEQTFYRWKKQYVGMETDQARQLKQLQEENSRLKQLVADLSLDKTMLQDVLKKKVLRPSGRRPMVDHLRDQYRSSERHACQVLLVGRGTYRYQSHQEPWTELRMRIREIAQGRVRYGYRKIRVLLNREGWNVGKYLVYRLYKEEGLALKKRPKRKRKAMRHREERFIASAPNQAWSIDFVADQLQDGTRFRALTMLDVYTRESVAIEVGQRLKGDDVVRVLNRMKQQRGVPKVLFCDSGSEFTSQAMDLWAYQNGMKIDFSRPGKPTDNAFVESFNGTFRGECLNAHWFGTLAEAKRLIEAWRQEYNESRLHRSLSDRTPTEFATEYAASRVLSTT; encoded by the exons GTGAAGAAGAAGCGTTTTTCTGTGGAGCAGATTGTGGCGGTGCTGAAGCAGGCGGAGCTTGGTGTGCCGGTCGCGGAGGTGATCCGGAAGGTTGGCATCAGCGAGCAGACCTTTTATCGATGGAAGAAGCAGTACGTTGGTATGGAGACAGATCAGGCCCGTCAGCTGAAACAGCTTCAGGAGGAAAACAGCCGGCTGAAGCAGCTGGTTGCCGACCTGAGCCTGGATAAGACGATGTTGCAGGATGTGCTCA AGAAAAAAGTTCTAAGGCCCTCGGGTCGCCGTCCGATGGTCGATCATTTGCGCGATCAGTATCGGTCGAGCGAACGGCATGCCTGCCAGGTTCTTCTTGTGGGGCGAGGCACGTATCGCTACCAGAGCCACCAGGAACCATGGACGGAGTTGCGGATGCGTATCCGCGAGATCGCACAGGGCAGGGTGCGCTACGGATATCGCAAGATCCGTGTGCTGTTGAACCGCGAGGGTTGGAACGTGGGCAAGTACCTGGTGTATCGGCTATACAAGGAAGAAGGCCTGGCCTTAAAGAAACGGCCAAAACGAAAGCGAAAAGCGATGCGGCATCGCGAAGAGCGCTTCATCGCAAGCGCCCCGAACCAAGCGTGGAGCATCGACTTCGTTGCGGATCAGCTCCAGGATGGAACCCGCTTCCGAGCGTTGACGATGCTGGACGTCTACACACGAGAAAGTGTTGCTATCGAAGTGGGCCAGCGCCTGAAAGGAGATGATGTGGTCCGAGTGCTCAATCGAATGAAACAACAGCGTGGAGTGCCGAAGGTGCTGTTCTGTGACAGCGGAAGCGAGTTCACCAGCCAAGCGATGGACCTCTGGGCTTATCAGAACGGAATGAAGATCGACTTCTCGCGTCCTGGCAAGCCGACCGACAATGCCTTCGTGGAATCGTTCAATGGAACCTTCCGCGGCGAGTGCTTGAATGCACACTGGTTCGGGACACTGGCCGAAGCAAAACGGCTGATCGAGGCTTGGCGCCAGGAATATAATGAGAGTCGTCTTCACCGATCTCTCAGTGACCGGACGCCGACCGAGTTCGCCACTGAGTACGCGGCTAGCCGCGTACTCAGTACAACTTAA